GTGATTCGCAGCTCCGCCACATTGCCGCGAACCTGCGCCGTCAGCTCGCCCTCGGTGAAGTACCCCTTCCAGATGCCCGGGGTGAACAGCGCGAAGCGCCGGTAGTCTCCCTTGCTGAACAGCGCCTTGAGCTGGCCCTGGCCCAGCGCGTACTCGGCGGACTTCAAGCCGTATTTCCAATAGGCCTGTGGATCCCCCGCGTAGAACTGCTGGGTCATGGCGTCGTTGAGCCGCAGGAAGGCATCCGCCGGAATGCGCGTCACCGGCAGCACGGGCTGGGCGAAGACGGGGTCCCGCTTCGCCTGCTCGGTGAGGAATGCGCGCCACCGATCCCTACCGAAGGTCTGCTCCGCCTGGAGTTGCCGAGCCAGGAACGCAACGCCTTTGACATCCATTCGTTTGCCTCCACCGCCGTCCGGCCGCCCCTGGTGTCAGACGGACCCGACCGGGTCACCCGGCATTCTGCGCTGGGTTGCGCCCCTTGTGCGAGACGAAGTGCGACCATCGCGCGGAGGGGAAACGGCCGTGTCTCCCTCGGTCTCCTGGAAAACGTTTTTGACGGTTTTCCCGGAGTGATGTTATGAGCCCCCCCATGGACGAGCGCAGTTCTACGCCCGGGGTGACGCTGGAGGACGTTGCCCGTCGCGCGGGTGTCTCGCCGAGTACGGTGTCGCGCATTCTCAACGGGACCGCCCGCGTGCGCGAGAGCAAGCGCCGGGCCGTGGAGCGCGCCATCGCGGAACTCCAATATCAACCCAATGTGATCGCCCGGGGACTGGCTCGCGGCCACACCATGTCCGTGGGGGTGATCACGCCCAATATCGCAAGCCCCTTCTATAACGAGACACTCAAGGGGATCGAGGACAGCCTGGCCAAGGCAGGCTACTCGCCGCTGTTCGTGAGCGGTCATGGGAACGTGGCCAAGGAGGTGGAGCGCGTGGCGTTGCTGGTCGCGCGCCGTGTCGAGGGCATCATCTCGCTCAACTCCATGATGGACGACGAGGCCCTGCTCCACTCCTCGCAACGCTTGCCGCTCGTCACCACCGGGCGCCACCTGCAAGGCCCCCGGGTGACCAGCATCCAGCTGAACAACGAGCAGGCCGCCTTCGAGGCCACCTGGTACCTCATCGAGCTGGGTCATACCCGTATCGCTCACATCGCCGGGCCCGCGCACAACATCGATGCCCAGGAGCGCCTGGCGGGCTACCGTCGTGCGCTGCTCCAGGCAGGCCTGCCCGTGGACGAGCGGCTCATCGCCTTCGGCCAGTTCCACGAAGCCAGTGGCCTGATGGCGCTCAACCAGCTGCTGGAGACGCGCCAGGGTTTCACCGCCCTGTTCATCGCCAATGATCAGATGGCCTACGGCGCCCGCCTGGAGCTCTACAGGAGGTCCATCCGCGTCCCCGAGGACGTGTCGCTGATTGGCTTCGATGACCTGCCAAGCTCGCTCTACACCACCCCGCCGCTCACCACCGTGCGCCAGCCGGCGTACGACCTGGGCCATGCCGCGGGCGAGGCGATGCTGCGGATGATCAACGGCCAGCAGGTCTCCCAGCCGGACCTCCCGCTGAACCTCATCGTGCGCGAGTCCACCATGCGCAGGCGTGACTGACACACCTCCCCCACCATGATGCGGCATGTCATCGAGGGGCCCGCGGCCCCGCCCGTCCCCTGAAAGCGCTTGTCACCAGTGGGCGGACCGCCGCCGACGAGTGTCGGACGCATGGCCTTACGCGGAGCGTCATCACTGTCTGGCCGGGTCGGACCCGACTCCACGCGCCTCCCCTGACGCTCTCTGTTCAAACTTTCCAGTCAACATGTCCGGGACAAGGTGAAAGCGCTTTCAAAAGCGGCCTTTACTTTCTCGATAATTAAGTTTTAATGATCTCTCCGAGAACACGAGCTCGTCTCGACTTGCGCCGCATGGGTTTGACACAGCGCGACATCCGAGACGGTGCCACGGTCCTCCTGGAGGCATCGAAATGATCAAGAACGTAGCGTCTATGGTTTCCACCTGGGCCGCCGTGGCGGGCCTTTGCGCGCTCCTGCCAGGCAGTGCCCATGCCGGGCCGGTCTCCGCGGCGAACACCACCCTCTTCGGCCCGAATGTCTACGTCTTCGACACGAGCATGCCGGCCGCGGACATCCAGGCCAAGGCCACCTCCATCTTCACGCAGATGGAGTCCAACCAGTTCGGCACCGAGCGCTACGCGCTGCTCTTCAAGCCGGGAACGTACAACGTCCTCTTCGACGTGGGCTTCTATACCCACGTGGCGGGCCTCGGGCAGAACCCCGACGACGTGCTCATCAACGGTGGCGTGAACGTTCCGGCCTACTGGATGCCGAACATGAACGCGACCTGCAACTTCTGGCGCGCCTACGAGAACTTCTCGATCAACGCCTCGGCCGCCACCAACAACACGACCACGATCGCCGTCTCCCAGGCCGCCCCCCTGCGGCGCATGCACATCAAGAGCGCGGGCGGACTGTGGCTCTTCCAGGTGGATCCCAGCACGGGCGCTGGCGGTTGGGCCAGCGGCGGCTTCCTCGCCGACTCCGTGGTGGATGGCCAGGTGCTCCCCGGCTCGCAGCAGCAATGGCTCGCGCGCAACAGCAAGTGGGGAAGCTGGGGCAACGCCGTGTGGAACATGGTCTTCGTGGGCGACATCAACGCGCCCAGCCAGGCCAACTTCCCGACGGATGCCTACACGACGGTGGCCCAGACGCCCATCATCCGGGAGAAGCCCTACCTCTACGTCACCAGCACCGGCCAGTACGCCGTCTTCGTTCCCGCCCTGCAGACCAATACCCAGGGCCCCAGCTGGGCCGCCGGCTCCACGCCGGGCACGTCCATCTCCATCGATCAGTTCTACATCGCGCAGCCGTCCACGGCGAGCGCCGCCAGCCTCAACTCGGCGCTGAGCGCCGGCAAGCACATCCTCTTCACGCCCGGCATCTACCCACTCAACGACACGCTGCGGGTCACCAGGCCCGACACCATCATCCTCGGCCTGGGTGTCCCCTCCCTCATCCCCACCAGCGGTCAGCCGGCCATCTCCGTGGCCGATGTGGACGGCGTGAAGATCGCGGGTCTCATCATCGATGCCGGCGCCATCAACTCGCCCTCCCTGCTGGAAGTCGGTCCCACGGGCAGCTCGGCCAACCACTCGGCCAACCCCACCTTCCTCTATGACCTGACGGTGCGCACCGCGGGCCCGACGGCGGGCAAGAACGACGTGGGCATCAAGATCAACAGCCACAACGTGGTGGGAGACCAGCTGTGGCTGTGGCGCGCGGACCACGGCGAGGGCGCCGCCTGGAACATCAACCCCACCAAGAGCGGCCTCGTCGTGAACGGCAACAACGTCACGATGTACGGTCTGTTCAACGAGCACCACAACGAGTACCAGACGCTGTGGAACGGCAACGGCGGCCGGGTGTACTTCTACCAGTCCGAGATTCCCTATGACGTGCCCAACCAGTCGTCGTGGATGAGCAAGAATGGCACGGTGAACGGCTACGCGTCGTACAAGGTCGCCGACACGGTGACGAGCCACGAGGCGTGGGGCGTGGGGGTGTACTCCTACTTCCGCGACGCGGCCGTCAAGTCGGAGAACGCGATCGAGGTGCCCAATGTCACGGGCGTCAAGATCCACCACATGACCACCATCTGGCTCAACGGCACGGCTGGCAGTGAAATCACCCACGTCATCAACGGCCAGGGGGGCCGCGTCTACGCGAACTCCCCCGCGGAGGCGATGCGTCAGACCATCAACGAGTTCGCGGGCACCGGTACGCCGGTGATCGACACGCAGGCGCCCACCGTGCCCGGGAGCCTGACGGCCACCGCCGCCTCGAGCAGCCAGATCAACCTGACCTGGAGCGCCTCGACGGACAACGTGGGCGTGACCGCCTACGACATCTACCGCAACGGCACGCTCGTGGGCTCCTCGGGCACCACGTCGTACAGCAGCACGGGCCTGGCGGCTTCCACGACCTACACCTTCACGGTCAAGGCGCGCGATGCGGCGGGCAATGCCTCGGCCGCCAGCGCCTCCGCCAGCGCCACCACGAAGGCGGCCACGGGCGACACGCAGGCGCCCACCGCGCCCGCGAGCCTGACGGCCACCGCCGCCTCGAGCAGCCAGATCAACCTGACCTGGGGCGCCTCGACGGACAACGTGGGTGTGACGGGCTACATCATCTACCGCGGCGGCACGCAGGTGGGCACCTCGACCGCCACGTCTTACAGCGACACGGGCCTGGCGGCTTCGACGACCTACAGCTACACCGTCAAGGCGAGGGACGCGGCGGGCAATCTCTCGGCCGTCAGCAACACGGCGAGCGCCACCACGCAGGCGGGCGGCACGGGCGGCACGGGCACCGAGTGGACGTACGGGTGGGACAGCAACAGCGCCACCCAGGCGACCTCGTGGTTCAAGCCCACGGGCTTCACGGCGGCCTACGTCATCGTGCACTACGCCTACTCGGGCATCTCGCAGCAGAACGTCACCCTGACGTTCAACAACACCACGGGCCGCTGGGAGCTCCCCGTGACCGGCCTGAGCTCGGGCAAGGTGATCACCTACTCGTACACCTACAACAAGAACGGCGCCCAGTACGACACCCCGACCTACACCTGGACCAAGCCCTGACGGGCTGAAGAGCTCCTGACACGGACGGCCCACTTCCCCGCGAACTCGCGGTGGGGGTGGGCCGCTTCGTTTTCGCCGCTCCCCGCCGACGGCGCGCCCACTGGCACCGCTCCCCCCTGGGAGCCCTCCACAGGCCCGAGCCGCGGCTGCCGTGTGCCGCTCTCCCCGCGAGCTCGCCCATCGCTGTCGGGGCGCGCCTTTTGTGCGGAAGAGCCAAAAAATTTACTGCATAGCCCATCCACTCCCGGTCTCCCTGGGGAGGAGTCAGAGAGAAGTGACCCATCGGGGAAGGTTCTTATGAAGAAAACATGGCTTGTTCTGATGTCGCTCCTGGGCGTTTCCGCATGCGGGGTCGAGGCCCCGGAGGAGGCCTTGAACGGGACGGGGCAGGAACCCACCGCTGAAGCAGAAGTCGAAAGCGAACTGCTGCCAGTGCAGACCTTGACCAGCGTCCGGACGGGCTCCGGGGTGTACGTGTCCTGCCAGAGCAACATCACCCTGGATGCCAACGGCAACCTTCAGTCCTGCATCCTGGCGAACAACTCGTCGATCCGGACAGGGAGCGGCGTCTACCTGACGGCTCAGGGGGGAAACTTCCTCTCGCTCTATACCTCGGGCTACTGGCAACAGGGG
Above is a window of Cystobacter fuscus DNA encoding:
- a CDS encoding LacI family DNA-binding transcriptional regulator yields the protein MSPPMDERSSTPGVTLEDVARRAGVSPSTVSRILNGTARVRESKRRAVERAIAELQYQPNVIARGLARGHTMSVGVITPNIASPFYNETLKGIEDSLAKAGYSPLFVSGHGNVAKEVERVALLVARRVEGIISLNSMMDDEALLHSSQRLPLVTTGRHLQGPRVTSIQLNNEQAAFEATWYLIELGHTRIAHIAGPAHNIDAQERLAGYRRALLQAGLPVDERLIAFGQFHEASGLMALNQLLETRQGFTALFIANDQMAYGARLELYRRSIRVPEDVSLIGFDDLPSSLYTTPPLTTVRQPAYDLGHAAGEAMLRMINGQQVSQPDLPLNLIVRESTMRRRD
- a CDS encoding fibronectin type III domain-containing protein translates to MIKNVASMVSTWAAVAGLCALLPGSAHAGPVSAANTTLFGPNVYVFDTSMPAADIQAKATSIFTQMESNQFGTERYALLFKPGTYNVLFDVGFYTHVAGLGQNPDDVLINGGVNVPAYWMPNMNATCNFWRAYENFSINASAATNNTTTIAVSQAAPLRRMHIKSAGGLWLFQVDPSTGAGGWASGGFLADSVVDGQVLPGSQQQWLARNSKWGSWGNAVWNMVFVGDINAPSQANFPTDAYTTVAQTPIIREKPYLYVTSTGQYAVFVPALQTNTQGPSWAAGSTPGTSISIDQFYIAQPSTASAASLNSALSAGKHILFTPGIYPLNDTLRVTRPDTIILGLGVPSLIPTSGQPAISVADVDGVKIAGLIIDAGAINSPSLLEVGPTGSSANHSANPTFLYDLTVRTAGPTAGKNDVGIKINSHNVVGDQLWLWRADHGEGAAWNINPTKSGLVVNGNNVTMYGLFNEHHNEYQTLWNGNGGRVYFYQSEIPYDVPNQSSWMSKNGTVNGYASYKVADTVTSHEAWGVGVYSYFRDAAVKSENAIEVPNVTGVKIHHMTTIWLNGTAGSEITHVINGQGGRVYANSPAEAMRQTINEFAGTGTPVIDTQAPTVPGSLTATAASSSQINLTWSASTDNVGVTAYDIYRNGTLVGSSGTTSYSSTGLAASTTYTFTVKARDAAGNASAASASASATTKAATGDTQAPTAPASLTATAASSSQINLTWGASTDNVGVTGYIIYRGGTQVGTSTATSYSDTGLAASTTYSYTVKARDAAGNLSAVSNTASATTQAGGTGGTGTEWTYGWDSNSATQATSWFKPTGFTAAYVIVHYAYSGISQQNVTLTFNNTTGRWELPVTGLSSGKVITYSYTYNKNGAQYDTPTYTWTKP